In Scomber japonicus isolate fScoJap1 chromosome 19, fScoJap1.pri, whole genome shotgun sequence, a single genomic region encodes these proteins:
- the ptgdsa gene encoding prostaglandin D2 synthase a, with translation MRTTVAAVVMVMSCLIMVHADVKPQKDFSLQRFAGKWYRVGLAYDSPRFAPYRDRIKASMGIITPLANGNVNLTMWDITPMGCQSKMYQYEKTTVPGQFTYFSTRHNMVKDITVVATNYTDYALVLKHQVFNREYTQVALYGRSQRLRTDIIQKFKAFAQSQGFPKESILTPPPAENCPPSASGRQVS, from the exons ATGAGGACCACAGTGGCcgctgttgtcatggtgatgtcGTGCTTGATTATGGTGCATGCAGACGTGAAGCCACAGAAAGATTTCTCCCTGCAGAGG tttgcAGGGAAATGGTACCGTGTGGGCCTGGCCTACGACTCTCCACGTTTTGCCCCGTACAGAGACAGAATAAAGGCCTCCATGGGGATTATCACACCACTAGCAAACGGCAACGTTAACCTCACAATGTGGGATATCAc ACCTATGGGTTGTCAGAGTAAGATGTACCAGTATGAGAAGACTACCGTACCCGGACAGTTCACCTACTTCAGCACAC GCCATAACATGGTGAAGGACATCACAGTGGTGGCAACGAACTACACTGACTACGCTTTGGTTCTCAAACACCAGGTCTTCAACAGAGAGTACACGCAGGTGGCACTTTACG GTCGCAGTCAAAGACTCAGAACTGACATCATTCAGAAGTTTAAAGCCTTTGCTCAGTCCCAGGGTTTCCCCAAAGAATCTATTCTGactccacctccagcag AAAACTGCCCACCATCAGCATCTGGACGTCAG GTGTCCTAA
- the slc27a4 gene encoding long-chain fatty acid transport protein 4 — MLRLSCCIALLFVLRLLVGLPWYQVLPAILIFYLGSGGWSFLQIFAKTVGRDLHAAFVLLRVKMNVRRHLKEKNTIPKIFAETVRRHGDKTALIFEGTGEKWTFRELDEYSNRVANLLLQRGFKEGDVVALFMENRSQYVGLWLGMAKIGIEAALINFNLRLEALVHCVTISNAKAVVFGSELTDAVSEVHSSMGKAVQMFCSGDWDSKRVPRGTECLEPLLAASPTHLPSRPQRCFTDRLFYIYTSGTTGMPKAAIVVHSRYYRMAALVYYGFKMTSDDVLYDCLPLYHSAGNIVGVGQCLIHGMTVVIRKKFSASRFWDDCVKYKCTIVQYIGEICRYLLNQPIRDTERQHPVRMALGNGLRQSIWEEFMNRFNIPQIAEFYGATECNCSLGNFDNKIGACGFNSQILPFIYPIRLVRVDEETMELIRGPDGVCIPCKPGEPGQLVGRIIQNDPLRRFDGYVNQTATSKKIAQSVFKKGDTAYLSGDVLVMDECGSMYFKDRTGDTFRWKGENVSTTEVEGTLSRLLDMKDVVVYGVEVPGAEGKAGMAAIADPSHSTDLEKFVKDMDKALPPYARPVFLRFLPEVNKTGTFKFQKTDLRRDGFDPTVVSDRLYFLDSSRARYVQVDEEIYRSILSGKHKL; from the exons tGCGGCGTTCGTATTATTGCGGGTAAAGATGAATGTCAGACGCCACCTCAAAGAGAAGAACACTATTCCGAAGATCTTCGCTGAAACAGTCCGCCGTCATGGGGACAAAACAGCACTGATCTTCGAAGGGACTGGTGAGAAGTGGACCTTCCGAGAGTTGGACGAATACTCCAACAGAGTGGCTAACCTGCTGCTTCAGCGAGGTTTCAAG GAGGGTGATGTGGTGGCTCTTTTCATGGAGAACCGGTCCCAGTATGTGGGCCTCTGGCTGGGCATGGCCAAGATTGGAATAGAGGCTGCTCTCATCAACTTCAATTTGAGACTAGAGGCCTTGGTTCACTGTGTCACCATCTCCAATGCCAAGGCTGTGGTGTTCGGGTCAGAGCTGACTGATG CGGTGTCCGAGGTCCACAGCTCAATGGGAAAGGCAGTGCAGATGTTTTGCTCTGGAGACTGGGACTCCAAACGTGTCCCACGGGGAACCGAGTGCCTCGAGCCCCTGCTGGCTGCCTCCCCGACTCACCTGCCCAGCCGGCCGCAACGCTGCTTCACAG ATCGCCTGTTCTACATCTACACATCAGGAACCACTGGGATGCCGAAAGCTGCTATTGTTGTGCACAGCAG GTACTACCGCATGGCAGCTTTGGTGTATTATGGCTTCAAGATGACATCAGATGACGTGTTGTATGATTGCCTTCCACTCTACCACTCTgcag GTAACATTGTGGGAGTGGGCCAGTGTTTAATACACGGCATGACTGTAGTCATCAGAAAGAAGTTCTCTGCCTCACGTTTCTGGGACGACTGTGTCAAATACAAATGCACT ATTGTACAGTACATAGGTGAGATCTGCCGGTACTTGCTGAACCAGCCAATTCGAGACACGGAGAGGCAGCATCCGGTGCGCATGGCACTGGGCAACGGCCTGCGTCAGTCTATATGGGAGGAGTTCATGAACCGCTTCAATATCCCACAGATCGCAGAGTTCTACGGAGCAACAGAGTGCAACTGCAGCCTGGGCAACTTCGATAACAAG ATTGGAGCATGTGGCTTCAACAGTCAGATTCTACCCTTCATCTACCCCATCAGACTGGTGAGGGTGGATGAAGAGACCATGGAGCTTATTAGAGGACCTGATGGTGTGTGCATTCCCTGCAAACCTG GCGAGCCTGGCCAGCTAGTTGGCAGGATCATTCAGAATGACCCCCTTCGGAGATTTGACGGCTATGTCAACCAAACAGCGACCAGCAAGAAGATTGCTCAAAGTGTCTTTAAGAAGGGAGACACTGCCTATCTCTCTG GTGACGTGCTGGTCATGGATGAATGTGGTTCCATGTACTTCAAGGACCGAACAGGAGACACTTTCCGCTGGAAAGGAGAGAACGTCTCAACCACTGAGGTGGAGGGGACTCTCAGCAGGCTGCTAGACATGAAAGATGTAGTTGTATATGGAGTAGAAGTACCAG GAGCAGAGGGAAAAGCTGGAATGGCAGCTATCGCTGATCCATCTCACTCCACTGACCTGGAGAAGTTTGTGAAGGACATGGACAAGGCTCTCCCTCCGTATGCGAGACCTGTCTTCCTCCGTTTCCTGCCAGAGGTCAACAAGACAG GAACCTTCAAGTTTCAGAAGACAGACTTGCGTCGGGACGGCTTTGACCCCACTGTGGTGTCAGACAGACTGTACTTCCTGGATTCCAGCAGAGCACGCTACGTGCAGGTGGACGAGGAGATTTACCGCTCCATACTGTCAGGGAAACACAAATTGTGA